A single genomic interval of Arthrobacter sp. NicSoilB8 harbors:
- a CDS encoding recombinase family protein, with protein MLETAVGPQALTGVGPEGLINGDHGLTGRNNERPGPNEALAAGRAGIAPVVTKPDRSARPNQMLENIIEGMTRISQEFQRPTGTITRI; from the coding sequence TTGCTAGAAACTGCGGTTGGGCCTCAGGCGCTTACGGGGGTGGGCCCCGAGGGCCTGATCAATGGTGACCACGGCCTGACCGGCAGGAACAACGAACGGCCGGGACCGAACGAAGCCCTGGCGGCTGGCCGGGCCGGCATCGCCCCGGTCGTCACCAAGCCCGATCGGTCCGCCCGGCCCAACCAGATGCTCGAGAACATCATCGAGGGCATGACGAGAATTTCCCAGGAGTTCCAGCGGCCGACCGGGACGATCACGAGAATTTGA
- a CDS encoding HAD hydrolase-like protein: MTHLHQTPSTGISCILFDMDGTLLDSAPGVTASAAQALAAVGAPVPSMDTLRRFVGPPMIESFRTVSQLDEKTAQKALQHYRNAYAEHGAEQSSPYDGIIDLLERLHSAGVPMAVATSKVEDQAIRLARMFGIDCHFINVCGASDTEGRASKADVIAELLLRLHSTGVDVSSPAMVGDRSYDVAGAAKHGIPTIFALWGYGEAEEASQAAAVAPSPAALLPLIMDNRRWSSAQHPSCDESTNATSRHAQSTPC, translated from the coding sequence ATGACACACCTGCACCAAACCCCGTCCACTGGCATAAGCTGCATCCTGTTCGACATGGACGGAACGCTTTTGGACTCAGCACCAGGCGTTACAGCAAGCGCTGCCCAGGCCTTGGCCGCTGTAGGCGCACCGGTCCCATCGATGGACACACTGCGCAGATTCGTCGGACCACCGATGATCGAGTCCTTCAGAACCGTCTCACAACTGGACGAAAAAACCGCCCAAAAGGCCCTCCAACACTACCGCAACGCATACGCCGAGCACGGCGCCGAACAGTCCAGCCCATACGACGGAATCATCGATCTACTGGAACGCCTACATTCGGCCGGCGTTCCGATGGCCGTAGCCACGTCCAAGGTTGAAGATCAAGCAATAAGACTGGCACGAATGTTCGGAATTGATTGCCACTTCATCAATGTATGCGGAGCATCAGATACCGAGGGAAGAGCGAGCAAGGCAGACGTCATCGCCGAATTGCTGCTTCGGCTCCATTCCACAGGCGTAGACGTCTCCAGTCCCGCAATGGTCGGAGACCGAAGCTACGACGTCGCGGGAGCAGCTAAACACGGAATCCCCACAATATTCGCACTCTGGGGATACGGGGAGGCCGAGGAAGCCTCGCAGGCCGCCGCCGTTGCTCCCTCCCCTGCGGCCCTTCTGCCACTGATCATGGATAACCGCCGCTGGTCATCAGCGCAGCATCCCTCGTGCGACGAGTCCACGAATGCGACCAGCAGGCATGCACAATCCACGCCTTGCTAG
- a CDS encoding Lrp/AsnC family transcriptional regulator, with amino-acid sequence MDRVSLDQIDQRILAELTKNARMSHAELATKVLLSRNAVRQRIERMERQGYIQGYTIVAGPPGQGPVSAFLMVYRKDRVRGADVISVLRSIPEVVLCDVVSGDYDLLVRVEARSLERVQEIWEQIAAIPGVTDTVTAMTLSSYIRRGASGARATE; translated from the coding sequence ATGGATCGAGTGAGTCTTGATCAGATAGATCAGAGGATTCTTGCGGAGCTCACGAAGAACGCCCGCATGAGCCACGCAGAACTGGCGACCAAAGTCCTCCTGTCGCGGAATGCTGTGCGCCAGCGGATCGAACGGATGGAGCGGCAGGGGTATATCCAGGGGTACACGATTGTTGCCGGCCCACCGGGCCAGGGCCCGGTGTCCGCTTTCCTGATGGTTTACCGGAAGGACCGGGTGCGGGGGGCTGACGTCATCTCCGTTTTACGGTCTATTCCCGAAGTGGTTCTGTGCGACGTCGTGAGCGGTGACTATGACCTCCTGGTGAGGGTCGAGGCCCGGTCGCTGGAGAGGGTTCAGGAGATCTGGGAGCAGATCGCGGCCATTCCCGGAGTCACGGACACGGTCACGGCCATGACGCTGTCCAGTTACATCAGGCGGGGCGCCAGTGGTGCCCGGGCCACGGAGTGA